One window of the Maylandia zebra isolate NMK-2024a linkage group LG19, Mzebra_GT3a, whole genome shotgun sequence genome contains the following:
- the chrm5a gene encoding muscarinic acetylcholine receptor M5a, translating to MEGENMNSTVNTSTMDIHLVTHSLWEVITIATVSAIVSLITIVGNVLVMVSFKVNSQLKTVNNYYLLSLAAADLIIGVFSMNLYTSYILMGYWALGNLACDLWLALDYVASNASVMNLLVISFDRYFSITRPLTYRAKRTPKRAGIMIGLAWLVSLVLWAPPILCWQYFVGKRTVPERQCQIQFFSEPVITFGTAIAAFYVPVSVMTILYCRIYKETEKRTKDLAELQGINCSTESGVAQPQKTIIRSCFSCKLSSASQDRNQASWSSSTRSNAVKSAATTSDEWSKAGQLTTFNSYASSEDEDRPVSPGGFQTSFGNQACKATKSGVCSESEQLSSYDEESFFQTPPKSNSQKSSKCVSYKFKPVTKESHTEHQSRNGDTKITSPTFSSAESMSVPSTSTMSKPIDTTLKSQITKRKRMVLIKERKAAQTLSAILLAFILTWTPYNIMVLISTFCSQCIPVSLWHLGYWLCYVNSTVNPMCYALCNKTFQKTFRMLLLCQWKKKRIEEKLYWYGQNPVVSSKMT from the coding sequence ATGGAAGGAGAAAACATGAACTCCACAGTAAATACCAGCACGATGGATATCCACCTGGTCACCCACAGTCTCTGGGAGGTGATCACCATTGCAACTGTCTCGGCTATAGTCAGCCTCATTACCATTGTGGGGAATGTTCTAGTAATGGTCTCCTTTAAAGTCAACAGCCAGCTGAAGACAGTGAACAATTACTACCTGCTGAGTCTGGCAGCTGCAGATCTCATCATAGGTGTTTTCTCCATGAATCTATACACCTCTTACATACTGATGGGTTACTGGGCCTTGGGAAACCTCGCCTGTGACTTGTGGTTGGCATTGGACTACGTAGCTAGCAATGCCTCAGTCATGAACCTGCTGGTGATCAGTTTTGACAGATATTTCTCCATCACCAGGCCTCTAACTTACAGGGCCAAACGGACTCCTAAACGAGCTGGGATCATGATAGGTTTAGCGTGGCTAGTGTCACTTGTTCTGTGGGCCCCGCCTATTCTCTGCTGGCAGTACTTTGTTGGAAAGAGGACTGTACCCGAGAGGCAATGCCAAATCCAGTTTTTCTCTGAGCCTGTAATTACTTTTGGGACAGCTATTGCAGCCTTTTACGTCCCTGTATCTGTCATGACAATCCTCTACTGCAGAATCTACAAGGAGACAGAAAAGAGGACCAAAGATCTTGCAGAGCTTCAAGGGATTAACTGTTCTACAGAGTCTGGGGTGGCTCAGCCTCAGAAAACCATCATCAGATCTTGTTTTAGCTGTAAACTAAGTTCAGCATCACAAGACAGGAACCAGGCCTCGTGGTCCTCCTCCACCAGGAGCAACGCGGTCAAATCAGCGGCCACCACCAGCGATGAGTGGTCCAaagctggtcagctgaccacCTTTAACAGCTACGCCTCCTCTGAGGACGAGGACAGGCCAGTGTCTCCAGGAGGCTTCCAGACCTCTTTTGGGAACCAGGCTTGCAAAGCCACCAAGAGTGGAGTATGCAGCGAGAGCGAGCAGCTCAGCAGCTACGATGAAGAGAGTTTCTTTCAGACGCCACCCAAAAGCAACTCCCAGAAGAGCAGCAAGTGTGTGTCCTACAAGTTTAAACCAGTGACCAAGGAAAGTCACACGGAGCACCAAAGCAGAAACGGAGACACGAAAATCACGTCGCCAACATTCTCCTCGGCCGAGTCCATGAGCGTTCCGTCCACCTCCACCATGTCCAAGCCCATAGACACAACGCTGAAGAGCCAGATCACCAAGAGAAAAAGGATGGTGCTGATCAAGGAAAGAAAGGCAGCTCAAACTCTCAGCGCCATCCTGCTGGCCTTCATCTTAACATGGACTCCTTATAACATCATGGTGCTGATTTCTACCTTCTGCTCTCAATGCATCCCCGTCTCCCTCTGGCACCTGGGCTACTGGCTGTGCTACGTCAACAGCACCGTCAATCCCATGTGCTACGCCCTTTGCAACAAGACCTTCCAAAAGACCTTCCGCATGCTCTTACTCTGCcagtggaaaaagaaaaggattgAAGAGAAACTATACTGGTATGGACAAAACCCTGTGGTCAGCTCTAAAATGACATGA